A region of the Apium graveolens cultivar Ventura chromosome 6, ASM990537v1, whole genome shotgun sequence genome:
attgtaatttttaGTTATTGAATACGAGACCTCATATAAAATGAAGCTGAGAAACGGTCATTTAATATCTTTTTTGAATTTTattccaattttaaaattattttatatccTTTTATATCTTTTAAGTTGCAGAATACGACGACGCCGAGAAactataaataaatattttattttgattttattccaatttcaaaattattttataccCCCTATTATAATTTTTAGTAATAGATTACGAGGTATCGTCGAATACGAAACCGAGAAAcactaaattaatattttattgtgatttttttccaattacaaaattattttatatcatGTGTTATACCATTTTAGTTGCAGAATACGGGACACCGAGAAATTGTCAATAGatatattattttgaattttttccCTAAATTATTCTATGTCATCTATTATACTTTTTAGTTATAGAGTACGAGTCATCGTCCAAAAGGAAGCCGATAAGCAATCAGTTAATATGTTATTTTGATTTTAATAGAAAAAGGTAATGTGAATAATCATATACCTCCATTTTTTATTTAACATATCGTTACTCTGAAAATCAAAATTTTTGGTGTGAAATCCGGATGAAATAAAGATGTGTCAATTCTCTTGCATATGCACTTTGGACATTTGTGATTTACAccttttattgaattatattctGTTTCAGtctttttgaaaatatttttcattAATTTACTAAACGCACAAATCACTACATATACAGTTAATGATTTCCTTTTTtagtttgtttaaatttaataaattttatgGAGGAAATACATATTAGTTGTTAtattatttcaaatttttttgcACTATACATATTTTCGGAATTAACATTGTATAAGTTTCCTAATAATGCGATGATCAagtaaaatattatatttttaaaataacgtcaaattaaaattaaaatgacCAAAAATACATTGTAAAAACATTATCAATTGTTCATtgtaataaataaaaaaataacaagAATTTTGGCTAAAGTACGTGTAGCGTAACATTCGGAGAAATACTATTTCATTTTTTGGTACAACCCGAAACCATGACTTTTACCGtcaaattaaaatttaaattatcaAAATGAATAGAAAATATTTTTCTCATCTATTTATCGTAAAAATATGAAAATTACAAATTTTTGGCTAGCACGCGAAGCGCACGGGCAAGGTCCCTAGTATAAAataatgtgtttgaggtctttataagatcaagtcaattaattatttgtattaaaattattaacttcactggtagcgcattattatttttgggatttgtcccgattttaaaaatagtCGAAATTTGATATGtgatctcacgagatttgttagaacttcgatgatatattaaatcgatttatttttcatttttcattttaaaaaagtGGCCTTTTCAAAAGAATTTTTTTAGATAAGCAAttatcattgatcaagataatattttacaaatattttgaatttttttaatattttgaattattcaaataaaagttatatcaataCTATATTATAGCATTTGATTTAATGCATTTcatactatttaaagaaaatatattGTTTAATGATTTGAAGGAATTatccagttcaactgatatttataaaactttatcgaattgaaaaatagTTAATTTTAGGggaatagtataaaatgttatcaaattattatatgaagaaatattagaagTGTAATGAAAGAAATATGAAAGCGGTTTAAATAACGGTATTTTACAATTTTtcttcgaattcttgaaaaaaaatcataaatatcaataataagtctttacaatatatattttatttttatgttacaaccatgattgatattCGGTTGCGTAAAAATATTATATGGATTATTTGTGAGTGATAATTTGAATACTATATATAAATTAtcacaatttatttattacagaattttaatatttgaataattatagatgcatgttatttgagtaattaattatctcactagatgttaataatgattatagatctacataaatcagatatttagcatataaataattgaaaccattgtaatttactaagaaatgtagCATATGATAATTTACATGTTGACACACACACATACAACTTAATTTTACtttgttaacagtagtgtaaataaaaaattaatatttttccatacatacatacattgaatttcaaaaactaatatttttcataaaattaaCTTGCTTTTCATATTAGCAGTGTAAATTTTACGTTATTGTATATTAtaattgcaagtcattctgacttcagttacacatttttttatcattttaaatTGAGTGAGTTAATtataagttagtagtgaactcagtaataataaTTAGACctgtacatatagtttatttaaataaaatttaaaattttggtcaactctgtatttaacatatatgttaatatttagatttttctttgtaaacatactaacaaTATTCTACcgattaagtttaatcgtttcattttaaacgtacactgactaCCGTATTTATATTGattcattaaatataaattatacaacacaattaagaatatatatatattgcataaTGAGCTATAGTAGAAACGTTATGTAATTTGgtaatgtcttgtatgaaaataatacacgATCATAAACAATAAACTTGTATTTAATATATATTAGATATTATATaacatttacaaataaaaaaataactaataccattataattgcatgatgtaTAAAAAATTTCTAGAAAATCATCAGTACCTCgtacgggttattatgctagtttatATTATAAGACTATAACTCATGTTATTCAAAAAAAACTGCCAAGTTAATATTGTTTATAATTCAAAGTTGTTGTACGGAAAGCCTTAAGTGAATGACGAATATCTCAAAATTGTTTGGACGAAATTATTATGATACTGGTACTCTTTTTGGGAAAAATTGAGGAGAATATTTATAAATTCTTTCTTTCGTTTATTTTTAAACAAATTATATACTACTTAATTTCTAATCCGTGTGTTCCCAAGGAAATGTTTAATTCTCCTTATCATCAATTTGTACAAGATCTTCATTTCAGAAAGAAAAAAAAGTTCTCCCTCATTTACATTAAAGTACTATGCTAACACATGTTTACTTTCTccaaatataatatttatattttttttttcaattccTAATGCATTCCATTCCACTCTCAGGTGAAAAAAAATGTAAACTTCCTCCCGCAGTGGCATGTTTTATGAGAGTATAATGATAGAATCTAAAAAATTCTATAAGCATATAATTCTCTAAAATAGAGACAAGAACCGTAATAATCATATCTAATTATCGAGATTAAATCGAAAAGAGAAGCGTACCTGAATCCATAAGGCTATAATTGTAACGATATCTGAAtctgaataatattcttgattaTTGTCTTCCTCAACCAAGTACTCCTTAGGGTCTCTTAATAGCTCTCTCTGATGGGTAGAAGATAAGCCGTTACGTGTACTTGATATATTGGGGACTATAAGCCTTTtgtataccacctaattaaaTCTCCCATTATAATTTAATTGGGTCTGGTATTAGGTATCCACTTATTAGGTCCATacaataaattaaaatctaattgagtttcttatttgatcacttattttaacccaatataataaatagcaaatataattgatatatttatatgtagcccataaataattattattaataaaataataattacaaTCTCCCACTTGGGCTTCATATCAATCCAGAATCAATTATACAAAACTTTATTGTACAACTTTATGCTATTTATCGTCCTTagattttaccaaaataattcgGTCCGTCTACTATATATGCATGAGATTCTGGCGGCATTCGTCACAAACTTTATGTGACTAAACCTTCCATGGTCACCATACAAATATATTCAGCGACATGAATCAATGCATGGATAAGTGGCATGGAAATTACATGTAATGTGATCTATATAATGTCTATTTCCAACTAGTCCTTAGTCAATCTCTAACGAGACTGATTCCAATTTTCTCAACTCAATGTTAAACCACaataagaaaattgaaaagaGTGCCATTTAATAAAATTCTATCGACTGTATTCTGCAGAACATAAACAACTCAATATTTATTACATAAAATACCAAAATACAAACTCCCATTAAATCAAAGTATCACATAAGGTAACACCCATATGAGCAGTATGCTCATGAAAAACCTTAGGTGTTAACGCCTTAGTGAGCCGATCCGCAATCATGGAGTTAGTGCCAATGTGTTCTATCGAACTCTGTCCACTCTGAATCTTTTCTTTAACAACTAGGAACTTAATATCTATATGTTTTGCATCTGTAGTGCTCCTATTGTTGTTTGAATACTCCACTGCTGATTTATTATCACAAAATATCTTTAATGGCCTTTCAACACCATCAAGAATACGCAAACCAGTGACAAAGTTTCGCAATCATAAAGATTGATTGGAAGCCAAAAAATATGCTATATATTCTGCAGCCATGGTGGATGAAGCTATTAGCGTCTGTTTGGCAGACCTCCATGAAATCGCTCTACCAGCCAGTAGATAAACATAACCCGAAGTAGATTTTCTTTCATCTTTGCATCCTCCAAAGTCAGAATCTGAATATCCAATGATTTCTAGATGATCTGATTTCCTATATGTGAGCATATagtcttttattttcttcaaataCCGTAAGACTTGTTTTATTGCTTTCCATTGCTCCATTCCCGGATTACTCAAATATCTTCCCAACATTCCAACAATGAATGTTATGTCAGGACGAGTACAAACTTGAGCATACATTAGGCTTCCCGCTGTCGATGCATATGGTATCCTTTGCATTTCCTTTATCTCAAGTTCATTCTTGGGACACTGTTTGAGACTAAATTTGTCTCCCTTAGACAATGGTGTATCCATTGGTGCACAATCTTTCATGCCATACCTTTCCAGGATCTTTTCGATATAGCTCTTTTGTGACAATCCAAGAATACCTCATGAGTGATCTCGATGTATTTGAATTCCTAATACAAAAGAGGCGTTACCAAGGTCCTTCATCTCAAATTTATTAGTGATAAATTTCTTGTTATCGTGCAATAAGCCTATATCATTAGTAGCAAGTAAGATGTCATCAATGTATAAGAGAAGAAAGATAGATTTGCTCCCACTGAACTTGTGATATACACAATGTTCCACCAAGTTCACTTCCAAACCATATGATATGATTCCATGATGAAATTTGTGATACCATTCACGAGAAGCCTTCCTGAGACCATAGATGGACTTCTTTAATTTGCAAACCACAGTTTTTGGATCTCCAATGACAAAGTTTTCTGGTTGCACCATCTAAATTGTCTCGCCAATGTTTCCATTGAGAAACGCCGTCTTTACGTCCATCTGATGTAACTCTAGATCATAATGAGCCACAAGTGCCATAAAAATTCTAAATGAGTATTTCGTGGAAACCGGAGAAAAAGTCTCATTGTAGTCGATACCTTTCTTTTGAGTGAATCCTTTAGCGACTAAACGAGCCTTATATCTTTCGATGTTACCACTCGAATCTCTTTTAGTTTTAAATACCCATTTACAACCAATAGGTTTTGAGCCTTTAGGCAACTCGACAAGATCCCAAACGTCATTGTCTTTCATAGATTGCATCTCTTCATTCATGGCATCAATCCACTTTTGGGTTTTAGGACTCTGCATGGCTTATTGAAGATCTACAAGATCATCTTCCCCAAtgccaattccatcttcatgTTCTTGTAGAAAAACAACATAATCATCTGGAATTGCACTCTTTCTCTCTCTAGTAGATATCCTTAGTGACACTTCTTGTGATTCATGAGGTTGTTGAGTTTGCTCAATTGGTTCCTCATGGGGAATTTCTGTGTTGTCTTGAACAGGAGGGCCTTGAACAATGATAGGTATCATAATATGATCATTGCTCTCGGCAGAGTCATAAATAGGACTATTTTCTTCAAAGACAATAATTTACCTAAATCTTCCATCCCAAAATCAACATCCTCAAAAAATCTTGCATTATCAGTCTCAAAGAAAGATCTAGTAGCGGGATCATAAAATTTAAATCCGCGAGTACGTTCTGGATACCCAACAAAATAGTAAATGACTGTCCTAGAGTCCAGTTTTTTTTCATTCGGCCTATATGGCCTTGCATCAGCTGGACAACCCCAAACATGTAAATGATTAATACTAAGTGTTTTCTGAGTCCAAAGTTTGTAAGGAGTTTCAACCACTGCTTTAGTTGGAACCCGGCTAAGGATATAAATTGTAGTCTTTAGTGCATCTCCCCAAAGTGATTCAGGCAAGGAAGAGTGACTTATCATACTTCTCACCATATCTTTAAGAGTACGGTTTCGCTTCTCAGCAACAACATTCATATTTGGTTTTCCTGGCATAGTGTACCGAGGGACAATTCCACACTCCTTTAGGAAGTTAGCAAAGGGTCATGGACGTTGCTCACCTGATCCATCATATCTACCGTAGTATTCTTCACCACCACGATCAAATCTGACAGCTTTAATACTACTGTTTAGTTAAGTTCAACTTCAGCTTTATACTCTTTAAATACGTCCAGAGCTTGTGACTTCTCATGTATCAAGTATAGGTAACCATACCTAGAGTAATCATCTATGAACGTGATAAAATATCGTTGACCGTTCCAAGAGGCCGTAGGGTAGGGTCCACATATGTCGGTATGAATCAGTTCCAAGACACTTGTAGCTCTATTGGCACCTAACTTTCTCGAGTTTGTTTGTTTTCCCTTAATACATTCAAAACAGACTTGAAAGTCACTCAAATCTAAAGGATCAAAAATTCCATCATTCACAAGCCTCTGAATTCTCTGTTTAGAGATATGACCTAATCGCTTGTGCCATAACATAGCAGAATTCTCAGTTAACTTACGCTTTGTACCTCTTGCACTTGAGTGCAAAATTTCATTATTAAAAGCAACAGTATCAAGCATATAAAGATTATCAATCAAAGAACCAGCGGCAACCACATTTGAATTTAAAGAGAAACACACTTTATTATTTCCAAAAGAACAAGTGTAGCCATATTTGTCCAAACATGAAATAAAAATAAGATTCCGTCTAAAAGAAGGTGCAACAAATGTCtcaaataaatccaaataaacacCAGTCTTTAATAATAATCTAAATGTTCCAACAGCTTCAACTGAAACTTTATTGTCGTCACCCACATAGATGAATCTTTCGGCATCAATTGGCGGTCGGTTCCACAGGCAACCCTGCATTGATACACTTATGTGAGTAGTAGCACCATAATCTACCCACCAAGTATCCTTAGGTACAAAAGCCAAATTAACTTCAGAACAAACAAAGACAGAAGTCTTACCCTTCTTCACATGCCTAGCAGCATATTTGGAACACTCTTTCTTCAAGTGTCCAGCCTTCTTACAAAATTAGTAGGTTGTTCCTTTATCCTGCTTTTCTTGCAACCGATGCTTGGGTTTTCTACTTATAATATCCTTACCTCTCTTTCTCTTCTTATCATGAGAGCTTGATTCCAAGTGAGCACTCTCAGTATTCTCTCGTAAAACCCTCTCTTCCTCTTGCACACAATGTGAAATGAGCTCATTAAGAGTCCCATTTTTTCTTCTGAGTATTATAACTCACCACAAAGTGTCCAAACTGAGGAGGCAGAGAAATAAGAACCAAGTGAACAAGTAACTCATCCGAAAGTTCTAACTTAAGTTCCTTGAGTTTTCCAGCAAGATTAGACATCCCAATGATGTACTCCCTTTTGTTCCCCTTTCCTTTATACTTCATGGTCACGAGTTTTGACAGAAGATTACTCATTTCCGCATTCTCATTCTTAGCAAAATATTGCTCAATCTCAGAGAGGAACTTCTTGGCACTTGTGCTCTCAACAATAGAGCCCCGAAAGCCAGTTGGAATCGTTCGCTTCATGATCGCCAGACACATGCGATTAGAGCGTTCCCATTTCTCAATTTGATCCGTTTTGGGATCATCCGTAGTGGGAACTGGTTGCTCTTTCCTTAGCGCAAGGTCAAGATCCATACACTCAAGAACGATTTCAACATTCTCTTTCCACGTGACATAGTTTGTCCCATTCAACATTGGAATCATGCTCAATTGAGCGGAAGCAGAATTAACAGAAGCAGTAACTTTAATAGAAAATAAATAGACAACATAATGCTCAAAACTAGTATATACAAAAATgtgataaattttaaatattggCAACACCATCACAAGATACCTAGTGCAACATTAAATTTTAGTCTTTGGACAGAAAATTTAATTTGCAATTGGTACTTTCCACGCAATAATCAAGTATTAACAATTAATTTCTGTCAAATAATATGTCATTATTTGGACCGACTTATTATTCACATGAAAATCTTAATATTGCTACACACTTATTATcacaaaaataatttaattttggCCTAATATTACCTTCCTTTGAGCCgataaaatttgtataaaattaaatattctatcggcataataatatttttaaattaattaatctataCAAAAGAGGTCACTTTGGCGACATATTGCTTTAATCAATTAACTTGAAAATATTAGACCACTTATATAAATAAGTTAAACTTAATTTcctaataattaaaattaaactcacaagcatatattttctttaattacGACGTACTAACCAAAATTATGTAAACATCGTAAAGTATGTTTAGATTATAGTAAAATTAAGAAATATGAGTAAATTGGTTCACTTGAGCCAAGACGCACAATTTTATATTAATCTAAAGAACCAAAAAATGAATGATAAAAGATTTTAACTATAATCGTATTCATGGGTCCTAAATCAGTGTCGCAGCCATATGACTTGATTTGGCTACCAAAACAAAGACATAAACACAAATAATGATTCTACAACAATACACAAAAACTTTATTTCATCATAACACAAAAGAAGACATCCTGACTAAACTAAAATAAGAGGCAGCCGATTAAGTCTACTTTAACAACCACAACAAAACAAGACTTATAGGCCTGAATCTACACAACGATCATGTGCTATAACATTAATAAACCAAATATATGATCACGAGCACTCGACAAACATAATCATGGCAGCGCAAGAAAAAAAAATTACGCATCAAACTATATCCAAACTTTGCGATACAACGATCACAAAATTCAATAATACAAGCGAATCCCGAATAATTGATACGAagatggctctgataccaattgataGAATCTAAAAAATTCTATTAGCATATAATTCTCTAAAATAGAGACAAGGACCGTATAATCATATTTAATTATCGAGATTAAACCGAAGGCGTAAGCGTACCTGAATCCATAAGGCTATAATTGTAACAATTTCTGAAtctgaataatattcttgattaTTGTCTTCCTCAACCAAGTACTCATTAGGGTTTCTCAATAGCTCTCTCTGATGGGTTGAAGATAAGCCGTTACGTGTACTTGATATATTGGGGACTATAACCCTTTtgtataccacctaattaaaTCTCTCATTATAATTTAATTAGGTCAGGTATTAGGTATGCACTTATTAGGTCCatacaataaattaaaatttaattggGTTTCTTATTTGATCATTTATTTTAACCCAATATAATAAATAGCAAATATAATTGAGATATTTATATGTAGCccatataataataattattattaaaataataataacatataaTGTTAATATCCGAAGATGTGAGGCTTACACTAGAGTTATAGAAAATGaccgatttttttaaaaaaatcatcgATAAATCAATCAAAAATATCTGACCAATTTACTAAATCGCTGATAAATTATTCGATTTGTAAAAATTATCTGATAAATTGTAGATCGTACATAACTCAACCGAACAATTTCATTATTTGAAATATGGAATCTTGCTAATCATACATAAATGAATTATGATACGATTACtatttgatagggataaataaattatgattgtataattaaatactgcattaattttataagctgtgggctgctaggcccaataaaaagatatatgaaactcagaccagaaaggttaagcctgatggaccagatcaggcctgatggaataaaaaggcccaaaagccctaattattaattaatttcgtaattaattaataagggaaaatcagctattgagaagagtcccggtaaggatataaatccttatagattagcctcaaggggacctaaaaggataaggaatcagcttcctacttcctaggactcctaagtctatcctaattcaga
Encoded here:
- the LOC141665814 gene encoding secreted RxLR effector protein 161-like yields the protein MDTPLSKGDKFSLKQCPKNELEIKEMQRIPYASTAGSLMYAQVCTRPDITFIVGMLGRYLSNPGMEQWKAIKQVLRYLKKIKDYMLTYRKSDHLEIIGYSDSDFGGCKDERKSTSGYVYLLAGRAISWRPLKIFCDNKSAVEYSNNNRSTTDAKHIDIKFLVVKEKIQSGQSSIEHIGTNSMIADRLTKALTPKNTVDRILLNGTLFNFLIVV